Within Ptiloglossa arizonensis isolate GNS036 chromosome 8, iyPtiAriz1_principal, whole genome shotgun sequence, the genomic segment ACTCCCTCGTCTACTcgtccgtttctcgttcgtctATCAATAAACAACGTTCCAATTACAGAATCGGTACGGTCGTCGACTAACGACGTCTATctagaagaaacggaaaactgcaGCGCGAAGATCGAACTCAACGGAAGCTGttcaagaaaaagaaagatgtCGCCGGGCAAGGAACGCGTGCCCCCCACGGTTAACCAAATCTGGGAAACGGAGAACAAGGGAATCGACTCGAAGAACGGTCGATTACCGGAGACCGACGATTTTTTGACCGTAGACGAAAATTATCGTACCAGCGAGGCAACGTACGTTCCTCGGATCAGGTGGCCAGACCTGATCGCGCAAACCTTCATCCACATAGGTAGCGTTTACGGATTCTACCTCATCTTCGCGGAAGCCAAATTCCTTACCGCATTGTGGGGTAGGTGTAGCTCGAAAGCGACCAGTTTTGTGCTCGTTCCCTCGGATTTCTCGTACGTCGATCGAACCGGGACAAGCACCATTCGTCCGTACCTGCGTTCGAATCTTCGAACgtatgaaaataaaacgacggtTGAACGACGAACGATATACGTTTCGTGGAGTACAGGTTTCATTTTCGGCTCTTCGTTCCGGTTTCGCATAACGTTCGTAACCGATACTTTCGTCGGAGAACGTTCTTATTATTCGTGTTAACTTACTTTTTTTATCTATGCATTTATGTGTAAAACTCGATGACGCTATTCTATTTCGAAGattatataacgtatttttaaaaacaattttcgcGTTCACAACGGAAACGCGTTGCGTGCCGATTTTTCATAGAAACGCGAAGCGACGCAACActtgaattgcaaaaatttttaccgACGACAGAAATAACTGGCAATCACTTCTCGCACGATCGTTATTAATCTACGACGCTGTTCTTGGTCACGAATTATCGCCAATTCCGGGAACTTCGCGATCGATTTCCTTTTCCAAGCCTCGATTATCTTCTTCGAATGGAACACTCTTTTGCGAATAATTTCACCAAACGAAGCATACGGTATCGCTTATAATCTGCGAGTAAACTTTGTTCGAATGAACGCTATTTGTCCCGTATCTGTGCTTCTTAGGCGCGATCGACGGACGTCGATATAGCTGTTAGATCGATGGATAAAGCGTCCCGTGACGGATTGTTAGCCAAGGTCCCGCAGCGAACGATACGAATACGATTTAAATTCTAATAAATTTCGCTGACGGAGCGAAAATGCGAATAAATTCTCTCGACGAAGGATAGCTCGGATCTCGATGACTCGCGCGATAATTGAAACACGCGACAAGTTGAATGAATCTAAAAAGATGAATGAAAGAAGGGcggacgaaactttcgaaaacaaTTCGATCGTGTCACTACCGGATGTGGTGCTTCTAAAATTCCGAAAGTAGCGCAAGTTCTTGCGCAACGTTCGAAACGGACTCTTCGTGCGCACGTCGCGTTGCAAACTATTCCTCGTTCGAGTACTCGGATCTTAAAACCCGAACCCAACCGAACCCCCGCTAATATCTTCGAACGAATGGTAATTTTACGTTCGTTCGACGTTTCGTGCGTTCAAATTCAACTTATAAATAAGGTTTATCGGTCGCGTTAGAACTGCGGAGCGCAGCTgtatttcgaatattaaaacTATAAATACACTCGATGCATTCTGTTGCAGCATTCGTAACTATATACACTTCCGCATTTGGCATAACCGCCGGAGCACACAGACTATGGTCCCATAGATCGTACAAAGCGAAATGGCCGCTGCGATTGCTTCTGATTTTCATGTTCACCATAAGCGGACAAGTTTGTATCGACCTTTCAATTTCTTACCCACCTGCCTCGTTTACGCGATTCATCGACTcggttcgataaaaataatttcccttCTCTCTCGGTTTCCCTCGAGTCGGCGAAAAATAGCCGAACTTTCGGACGATCGACAAACGTGTGTTGCGTGTACAGAGACACGTGTACGCGTGGGCGTTGGACCACAGGGTGCATCACAAATACAGCGAAACCGACGCCGATCCCCATAACGCGAAACGGGGCTTCTTCTTCTCCCACGTGGGCTGGCTCTTCACGACACCGCATCCCGACGTCGTTCTCAAACGGAAAGCGGTCGATATGAGCGATCTGGAGGCCGATCCGATCGTCATGTGGCAAAAGAGGTAcgtacgtacgaacgaacgaacgaacgaaaacgaactcgaaaattagaGCACAGAAAACTCGATCAACGCGCTCTCGCCACCGACGTCGCTTTCGTTCCCAGACTCTACGTTCCTCTGTTCGCACTTCTGACCATCGCGCTTCCAGTCGGCGTACCGTGCTACTTTTGGTCGGAGTCCCTCTGGACGTCGTTCTGGGTGAATTTTAACTTCCGATTCAGCGTCACCCTCAACGTGGCATTCTTCGTGAACAGCGTCGCGCATATGTGGGGTCAGAAACCGTACGATAAGTAAGTTCTCCAAAGTTTCCTTCGAGCCAGAGAATTACACTTTTCACAGGAGTCTGTCTACGCGAATTCCAGGCACATTTCTCCGGTGGAAAATCTGGCGGTTTCTATCGCGGCTCTCGGCGAAGGCTGGCACAACTTTCATCACGTATTCCCGTGGGACTACAAAACGGGCGAGCTGGGTAACTACACGTTCAACTTGACCACCGGGTTCATCGACGCGTTCGCGCGCATCGGTTTGGCGTACGATCGGAAATACGTGTCACCGGCGATGGTTCGACGAAGAGCGAACCGATCCGGCGATGGTACTCACGTTTGGGGATACGGCGATACCGACATACCTCGCGAGGATCTCCAGGAACTGAATCTGATGGACGCGAAGGAACACTAGCGAGCCTCCACGCTCGTGAGAGATCGCGGTAACAATATTTTACCCGATATCGTATCGAAAGTGGGCTAGAACGATCGAATCAACGAGGAAGCACGGGGAAGCGTCACGattttcgtgttcgtcgatcgagattcgaGTCGGTCTACGGACCGCTTTCTTTGCACGTGTCAAGCTATATGCAgtgttttcttttcaacgaaAATATCGAAATCGAACGGTATTTACGATCGAAGATCGAATACTTACGTATGTTTGGCGATCGAGTCTCGTATTGGccttcgttcgatttttcatttttcgtatcaAAGAATAACGTCGAAACTCAGGGGATACCGGGACTCGCTGGCATCCGTTGAACGGATCGATTCCGTGTGTCGATTAAATTATtcgtacgaataacgtaaaaaataatttgtgcGCGCAAGCGGACGACGTAATTGCGCGCGCGCGTTGAAACGCTAAACGAGGACAAAGAGGAGAGAAGCGTAgagatattgtatttattacgaTATGTATTTCATTGGGGCCGGTTTCTCCTttgcttctttccttttttttttcccgcgcaAAGAAACACGAGTTCAATGGCACATCGAACGAAGTATTCGGGTAGTGAAAGAAACAGGAAGTCCACTTAAATCGAAGCTGCGTTTTATAATATCCCGTTGATCGAAAGTCAATGTTGTAAATTAAATAGTCGTCTACCGAACATAATTATACATTCGGTAGTTCTTCCGAGAATCGAGACGCGAGCGTCGAGGTTCGTTTTTCCGCTAATTTTTTTCTCTCAGGGAAACTCTTTACGCGATAGGTCAAACTATCGATGACCGTCGGGTTACGAgattgaaatattattgaaatatattccATCTCGATTTGAATTTCACGTGGTAACTCGCGTTAAATGTTTTAGCCCTCGGGGCGTCGTGAGCGTCGATCGCTCCTATTAGCTTATAGCGATTCAAAACGATTCAAGTGGGGAAAGTTGAGACAATTGCGTAACGAAATAAGAACGCGACTATTAATTGTCGGTTCGTCAACGGACAACGACGAGATCAAATATTCGTCGACCCGCGCCGATTACCACGGAATAGTTAATACGTTCTGCTTTGTTAcatttcttaataaattttactttgaatctcgacgtGATCGtttcctttcctttcgaaaGTCACGCACCTACTGCTACAATAGCTTCGTCACTTGCACGTACCCCGCTGTTTCCAACCATCCTTATTAATTTTACCACCGTAGTCGAATCAATACTCGGTATTCAAAAATCCAAAATGCTTCCAAGCGTATAAATtggtcttcgtttcatcgtgtatattttgaaaatatcatAAAAATTGCCGAAGAGCAAAGAGGATTAAAAAGGGGACAAGATGTGCGAAACTTTACCCAAGAATTATCCAATAATTTCCAACGAGATCTTCGTCGATGACTGAACGGAAATATGAAAACCTCCTGTGGAAAATCGCGTTTCACAGCAAACTATTATATAATGGAGCACCACAAATTACTTTGACGGAACGTGTTTGAAGTAACGAGTCGGCTCGAGCCATGGATGTCGCGGCCCTAAGAAACTCGGTATGCTAACTATCGGTAGAGAACAGCGGTGCGAACGGTTTTTATCGAGCAAATCGATGCCAAAACAGAGGAAATGACGGTGTAAAATGTCGTGGATGATAATGAAATTCAAACGGAGGCCACGAGGTCGATCGACGAGGTTTCAGCTTGATCGTACCTCGTAACAGTTCTACTCGGTTCGTCGAAAAGTGCGTTTCTTGCCACGAAGGACACATATCGTTCGACGGACGGCTGCTCGAGACGCATCGACGTCTTCAATCAAtcgcgtcgtttcgttctccgggtAAGCTATTTTTCGTTTATCGCGCGAATGTTTCAAAAAGTTATCCGTCCATTAAAATCGTTTTTTCAGGGAAGTGTTCTGCGAAAAGTCTTCGGAGTACTCGAACAAAGTACGGGAAAGTGAGTGCTTCGCTATATTTGTGTCACCAGGATGTCGAGCGAGAAGACGAGCTCCTTGAAAAAACGGGACATAAAATGGACGGCCGTGTTGTGGTACATTCACCTGCACGTTCTCGGGATCTATGCAATCTGGCTGATGGCCACTTCCGCTAAATGGATGACCATATTCTTTAGTAAGACACATTGTACAGTTCGATTAATTTCGCTCGATCTGGAGCCTAGACCTTGTCAGATCTTGGAGCATCTGCTAAGCGCGGTTCCAAAGGCAATGTAATATTTCTACCCTCTCCCTGCACGTATCGATGTTAGAAACAATAATGACGCCGACTGTTaaactcgatcgacgaatttTCAGCACTGCTCGTAACATCCATCGCTTGCCTCGGTATAACCGTGAGCCACAGATTATGGGCCCATAGGTCGTTCAAGGCGGTAGGCGCCCTCAAGCTTTTCCTCGTGTTGGCTCACACCTTCGCGGGAGTGGTAAGTGTATTTCGAATTCATTGTGTCGGTAAACAAATTTTGGGTTCGTCGGTCCatgcgaaacgatcgcgcgttATTGTCTCCGCTACCGATGTAAAGAATTGCTTCGAACAGGGTATCGCTTTTCGCAATTTGTATTTTCGATAGTCGCCAGGTAAGCTTTTTTCACAAAAAATTGGACCACCCAGAGACGAACAAACGATAACGGAGAAATCATACCGATACCGTATATTTGCAGGGTTCAATATACGATTCGGTACTGTATCATAGACTTCATCATAAGTATTATGGAACAGACAAGGATCCTTATAATCACAAGAAAGGATTCTTGTACAGTCATTACTTGGGTAACTTTCTATCGCCGAATGTCGTCTACGAACAGGCCAAAATTGAGATCGATATGCGCGATATAGAAAGCGATAAATGCGTAATGTTGCAAAAGAGGTAagattttttttcctcttcgaaCTTTTATACCGCTGGTTACTTCTTTAATCGTTGTTAAGAAGAGAATCGATCGTCTCGATGATGTTTCAATTTCGTTTGTCCCTCTTGGAAGACGTTAGTTCGTTCCAATTTCTTTTCCACTACGATACAAGTTTCTTCGAACTCCCTAACAATGGCTGTGTTTATCGGTCCGTGTTTCGGCATCGTCccgattctttcaatttttctttcgcatTTACTTGGCAATTTTCAGGTTCTACTGGCTGCTGTTTCCAATATTTGGATTGCTGTTACCACTGAACGCGCCGCTAGAATATTGGGACGAATCGATGCCGCTCACCATACTGATCACTGGAATACTAAGATTCGCGATCACGGTGAACGTGAACTGGCTGGTGAATAGCGCACTGCTGATTTGGAGCGCCGAAGGAAACAAGTTAATGTCTATTTTCGATACTATTGGTTTATTTTACAGACTTTTCTTTAAAATGCCGAAAAGTCACGGTACCATCATTATCGGTAGCGACGGTGTGTACGCTAAATAAATTAAACCGCAATTGTTACTGTAAATTCCCAAGACTCGTCGATTTTCCCAATACACTGTACGAAGGCTGATTCCAAGCCTGCATAGATTAACTAGATTTTAGTAACGTCAAAATTATACATTCGTACGTTAAATTGATAATACTTTCGCTACCTCTTCTGActctgaaatgaaataaaagtaaattaattAGTAGTAACCGACTCATCAATTATTTCAGACCTGTACATCACAGTACCAGCGTCTTCTTCATCAAGAAATCCTATTGGCCAGTTTATCATTACATGGTGCCATGGGATTGGAAGTGCAGCGAGTTCGGCAAATACGACGCAGGTTGTAGTACATTCTTTATAAAAATGTGGTACGAACTCGGTTTGATTCAGGAGATGCAAACAGCCACTTCCGACGATGTTAGAGATATGCTTCATCGAGTGGCTACGAAGAAAATCACCATGGACGAAGGACTGGAGCAGCTCAAGAACACTGCCAACTACAATGCAAAGAAAGAGAAATTAGATTCTCGAAGATAAATTCGTCGATCATTTTACAATTCACACGTTCGCTCATCCTTGTATCAATTATGCACGTTTAGTGTGAATATCCGTTTAAAACCGTTCCTTTCGATCGATAGTTACATTTAatcgacgttttttttttattaatttaagtAGGATTAAGTTGCGTAATTGATTCATCGGCAAAATTAATATCGCGTCTCTATAGTTTTCTTTTCGCGATGATCAGCTTGTCGAACGACGATAGAAATGTTCATTCTAGCGAAAACGTAAGTTAAATCAATATTCCGCGTTTGTTAGGCAAATCGCAATACCGCTGCACGTgtgattatttgaaaaattcgtcAAATCGCACCTTGATTCTTCGAATTACTCTAAATTCTATCTAGActaaaatacgaataaaatacTACAATTTGCTGTATGCGAATATACGTGACACGGAGCAATATTGCGGACATTAATAGGTACATGttctaatttaaaattatgGTAGATCGGTACTGTTTCTTACGCTCTGTGTCTATAACCCTCCTCGCGAAATCTGTAACGATCCAGAG encodes:
- the LOC143150700 gene encoding uncharacterized protein LOC143150700; this encodes MSPGKERVPPTVNQIWETENKGIDSKNGRLPETDDFLTVDENYRTSEATYVPRIRWPDLIAQTFIHIGSVYGFYLIFAEAKFLTALWAFVTIYTSAFGITAGAHRLWSHRSYKAKWPLRLLLIFMFTISGQRHVYAWALDHRVHHKYSETDADPHNAKRGFFFSHVGWLFTTPHPDVVLKRKAVDMSDLEADPIVMWQKRLYVPLFALLTIALPVGVPCYFWSESLWTSFWVNFNFRFSVTLNVAFFVNSVAHMWGQKPYDKHISPVENLAVSIAALGEGWHNFHHVFPWDYKTGELGNYTFNLTTGFIDAFARIGLAYDRKYVSPAMVRRRANRSGDGTHVWGYGDTDIPREDLQELNLMDAKEHYGLERSNQRGSTGKRHDFRVRRSRFESVYGPLSLHVSSYMQCFLFNENIEIERSSENRDASVEPSGRRERRSLLLAYSDSKRFKWGKLRQLRNEIRTRLLIVVLRYICVTRMSSEKTSSLKKRDIKWTAVLWYIHLHVLGIYAIWLMATSAKWMTIFFTLLVTSIACLGITVSHRLWAHRSFKAVGALKLFLVLAHTFAGVGSIYDSVLYHRLHHKYYGTDKDPYNHKKGFLYSHYLGNFLSPNVVYEQAKIEIDMRDIESDKCVMLQKRFYWLLFPIFGLLLPLNAPLEYWDESMPLTILITGILRFAITVNVNWLVNSALLIWSAEGNKPVHHSTSVFFIKKSYWPVYHYMVPWDWKCSEFGKYDAGCSTFFIKMWYELGLIQEMQTATSDDVRDMLHRVATKKITMDEGLEQLKNTANYNAKKEKLDSRR